A single genomic interval of Candidatus Bathyarchaeia archaeon harbors:
- a CDS encoding creatininase family protein, translated as MTRTEVEEYLKSGNRIIVPTGSVEQHGRHLPLLTDTFIPLEVARRVALEVNALVAPPISYGLSQVHSGFKGSAWFTLKTYIGVIEDVCVSLAESGFKRIIFLNGHYDNELAMYVALKDVAGTEKIPGDVRIMAFSYWNALPPDVGVKYLSFEAGWHSNIGETAAMLAIRPELVGMNRAKAEWPKLAKDSMLVFTVITDAKGAWKKLAPKVGVWGDPTKATKEMGEEFLKKITESVVKAINDVEEAYKKMG; from the coding sequence ATGACTAGAACGGAGGTTGAAGAATATCTGAAGAGTGGAAATAGAATCATTGTTCCAACAGGCTCCGTAGAGCAGCATGGACGGCATTTGCCGCTTCTAACGGATACATTTATCCCCTTAGAGGTCGCGAGAAGGGTGGCGCTTGAAGTAAACGCTTTGGTCGCCCCCCCGATCAGTTATGGGCTTTCCCAGGTGCACAGCGGGTTTAAGGGATCAGCCTGGTTCACGTTGAAGACCTATATCGGCGTCATCGAGGATGTATGTGTAAGCTTGGCTGAAAGCGGGTTTAAAAGAATCATATTCTTAAACGGCCATTACGACAACGAGCTCGCTATGTACGTGGCTTTAAAAGATGTTGCCGGAACCGAGAAGATTCCAGGGGACGTAAGAATAATGGCCTTCTCCTACTGGAACGCCTTACCACCGGACGTAGGCGTCAAGTACTTGAGCTTTGAAGCTGGATGGCACTCCAACATCGGGGAGACGGCGGCTATGCTCGCCATAAGGCCTGAGCTGGTGGGCATGAATCGCGCTAAAGCAGAGTGGCCCAAGTTAGCGAAGGACTCCATGCTCGTATTCACCGTGATCACAGACGCCAAAGGCGCTTGGAAAAAGCTAGCCCCCAAGGTGGGGGTCTGGGGAGACCCCACCAAGGCCACGAAGGAAATGGGAGAGGAATTTCTAAAGAAAATCACCGAGAGCGTCGTTAAGGCTATCAACGACGTAGAGGAAGCCTACAAGAAAATGGGTTAG
- a CDS encoding AIR synthase related protein, producing the protein MSVKEIIELCKGFRGFTRKSCLGDILRVFGDLQLDDAGFIEVAGLKVVVSTDGILEDLVKLNPYMAGLYSVVVNVNDVVAKGAKPIGYVNVISSPSRENRLRMAEGVKAGVDMYGLKVLKGHTHPDQTYESIDAAVIGVASQIIPSGGMMVGDKILVAIDLAGSAKTRRWIRCFDSIVESSRSDVERKLSSMMTIAEKNLAHASRDISAPGVIGSLTMMCESSGMGVTCNLEKIPRPDSVNLSDWLTMYPSVGFILATDRASECSEIFEKCGLTVGQVGQATADKKIVLTLGGEKGVFMDLTKESMFGLKRSVRK; encoded by the coding sequence ATGAGCGTGAAGGAAATCATAGAGTTGTGTAAAGGGTTTCGAGGATTCACTAGAAAGAGCTGTTTAGGAGACATTTTAAGGGTGTTCGGGGATCTGCAACTGGACGACGCTGGCTTCATCGAAGTAGCGGGGTTAAAAGTCGTCGTGTCAACTGACGGAATCCTCGAAGACCTTGTGAAGCTTAACCCATACATGGCCGGGCTCTACTCGGTAGTGGTGAACGTAAACGATGTGGTGGCAAAGGGCGCTAAGCCGATAGGATATGTAAACGTCATATCCTCTCCGAGTAGGGAAAACCGGTTAAGGATGGCTGAAGGAGTTAAGGCCGGCGTAGACATGTACGGGTTAAAGGTGTTGAAGGGCCACACGCATCCAGATCAAACCTATGAATCCATCGACGCGGCGGTGATCGGTGTAGCCTCTCAAATCATACCCAGCGGGGGAATGATGGTTGGCGATAAAATCCTAGTGGCCATAGACCTAGCCGGCTCAGCTAAAACGAGGAGATGGATCAGATGCTTCGACTCCATCGTAGAGTCAAGTCGAAGCGACGTGGAGCGGAAGCTTTCATCCATGATGACCATAGCGGAAAAAAATCTAGCCCACGCGTCTAGAGACATCTCAGCGCCCGGAGTCATCGGCAGCCTAACGATGATGTGTGAAAGCAGCGGAATGGGCGTGACGTGCAACCTTGAGAAAATCCCCAGGCCTGACTCCGTCAACCTCTCAGATTGGCTAACCATGTATCCCAGCGTAGGGTTCATCCTCGCCACCGACCGCGCCTCAGAATGCAGTGAAATCTTCGAGAAATGTGGGTTAACGGTAGGTCAAGTGGGACAAGCCACCGCCGACAAAAAAATCGTCTTAACATTGGGCGGCGAAAAAGGAGTGTTTATGGACTTAACCAAAGAATCAATGTTCGGGCTAAAACGCTCGGTTAGAAAATAA
- a CDS encoding isochorismatase family cysteine hydrolase has translation MVNFEDALKVFRSEAPIDDLKEAKQRLIDEYLKPTSLREACLLIVDMQRGFLEEGAALEVPAGRTVCLPNIKKLLDKARKIGLSVVFTKYIHEPGSLRLSSYPFAPEVFEHQPGAPIGPYHPSSCCLRGDPSTEIVDELKPIPGEVVIEKCGYDAFHETPLDSELRSKSVKYLYVCGVMTDICVDSTIKSGFHREYRITVAVDAVGTIWPEIQNACLDIWKRKFARMKTVNEILEEWDFIRGHSAT, from the coding sequence ATGGTGAATTTCGAGGACGCTTTAAAGGTTTTCAGGTCGGAGGCCCCTATAGATGATTTGAAGGAGGCTAAGCAAAGGCTTATCGACGAATACTTAAAGCCCACTAGCCTGAGGGAAGCCTGCCTGCTGATTGTCGACATGCAGAGGGGCTTTTTAGAGGAGGGAGCTGCCCTAGAGGTCCCCGCCGGTAGGACCGTTTGCCTCCCGAACATTAAAAAGCTGTTGGATAAAGCGAGGAAAATCGGGCTTAGCGTAGTGTTCACGAAATACATTCATGAACCAGGCAGCTTAAGGTTAAGCTCCTACCCCTTCGCCCCGGAGGTGTTCGAGCATCAACCTGGCGCGCCAATCGGTCCGTATCATCCTTCAAGCTGTTGCCTGAGAGGAGACCCATCAACCGAGATCGTGGACGAATTAAAACCAATCCCCGGAGAAGTAGTGATAGAAAAATGCGGTTACGACGCTTTCCACGAAACACCTTTAGACAGCGAGCTACGCTCCAAAAGCGTGAAATACCTCTATGTATGCGGCGTCATGACGGATATATGCGTCGACTCAACCATCAAAAGCGGTTTCCACAGAGAATACAGGATTACAGTGGCCGTAGACGCCGTTGGAACCATATGGCCGGAAATTCAGAATGCATGCCTAGACATTTGGAAAAGAAAATTCGCCAGGATGAAAACCGTGAACGAAATCCTAGAGGAATGGGACTTTATAAGAGGCCATTCGGCAACTTAA
- a CDS encoding TCP-1/cpn60 chaperonin family protein, whose product MHPYKALTERFQRVDFSRKPISHSVIEKPTILSREVERYSGEDFRVNNIVVVEVLGELVESTYGPRGLEKMIIGGDGVVWVTEDCQTMFEKLEFDYPIAKSMASLVTALGKEVGDGRKTTVLLTASLLSESRKLIEQGFSPHEVIEGYGWAAARAIQHYRHLAVDLDVANKLELTWLASNIFPEEAKKLGELCVEAALKLRKKQGEGFDLNAIRITNVEGGSLEESRLVDGFAVRREPADESMPRMVSNASILVLKGEIRDKKRGYTDYEHTISIEDPAEIEAVRENRVNRLRGTVRRIREAGANVVILEQGIDPLAAKMLSDAGILVVRRFTIEDLERIAQATGGQIVYDVNDVSDKALGYARLVEVRKHHGHDWMFIEGCRNPRSLTLLLKGLSERSLNKWERKVRCALTVLNMVFKNPKVVFAGGAADLEVSRMLHVEAREAEPLRRIIIQRFADSIIRPVEALIKNAGLDPLTILPTMKAKHRSGEKHVGFDALEGKIVDMSALRVYDLLAVKEFAISSAVEAACMILRIDDYVKARALEGKAKAEKMIEVSRSREYRKKLYREHRLETAEP is encoded by the coding sequence TTGCATCCCTATAAAGCGTTGACGGAAAGGTTTCAGAGAGTAGACTTCTCTAGGAAGCCCATTTCGCACAGCGTGATCGAGAAACCAACCATTCTAAGCAGGGAGGTTGAAAGGTATTCGGGTGAAGATTTCCGCGTAAACAACATCGTCGTCGTAGAGGTTTTAGGAGAGCTGGTCGAATCGACTTACGGGCCGAGAGGACTCGAAAAAATGATCATTGGAGGCGACGGCGTCGTATGGGTGACCGAGGACTGTCAAACCATGTTCGAAAAGTTAGAGTTCGACTACCCTATCGCCAAATCCATGGCCTCTCTTGTAACGGCCTTGGGAAAAGAGGTGGGTGACGGTAGGAAGACAACGGTCCTCCTTACGGCAAGCCTCCTCTCAGAGAGCAGGAAACTCATAGAGCAAGGGTTTTCACCCCATGAAGTCATAGAGGGATACGGATGGGCCGCCGCCAGAGCCATTCAACATTACCGACACTTAGCCGTAGATTTAGACGTCGCGAATAAACTTGAGTTAACATGGCTGGCATCCAATATATTCCCAGAGGAGGCTAAGAAACTCGGGGAGCTATGCGTGGAAGCCGCCTTAAAGTTGAGGAAAAAACAAGGAGAGGGCTTCGATTTAAACGCAATTCGAATTACGAATGTGGAGGGAGGCTCATTAGAGGAGTCAAGGCTCGTAGACGGCTTCGCCGTTAGAAGAGAGCCGGCTGACGAAAGCATGCCGAGAATGGTTTCAAACGCCTCCATTCTGGTCCTTAAAGGCGAAATCCGCGATAAAAAGAGAGGTTACACCGATTATGAACATACGATTTCGATTGAAGATCCCGCTGAAATCGAAGCGGTGAGGGAAAACAGGGTTAACAGGCTCCGGGGTACGGTGAGGAGAATAAGGGAAGCCGGCGCCAACGTTGTCATTTTAGAGCAGGGAATCGACCCCCTGGCGGCTAAGATGCTCTCCGACGCGGGCATATTGGTTGTGAGGCGATTCACCATAGAGGACTTAGAGAGGATCGCCCAGGCTACAGGCGGCCAAATCGTATACGATGTAAACGACGTTTCTGACAAAGCTTTAGGCTACGCGAGGCTGGTAGAGGTCCGAAAACATCATGGCCATGATTGGATGTTCATAGAGGGATGCCGAAACCCACGCTCCCTCACCCTATTGTTAAAGGGGTTATCTGAAAGATCGTTAAATAAGTGGGAGAGGAAAGTGAGATGCGCGTTGACCGTTCTAAACATGGTCTTCAAAAACCCTAAAGTGGTCTTCGCCGGCGGGGCGGCCGATTTAGAGGTTTCAAGGATGCTACACGTCGAAGCCCGCGAGGCGGAACCCCTGAGGAGAATCATCATCCAACGCTTCGCCGATTCCATCATCCGTCCAGTCGAGGCCTTGATTAAAAACGCTGGTCTAGACCCGCTGACCATACTGCCAACGATGAAAGCCAAACATAGAAGCGGGGAAAAACATGTGGGATTCGACGCGTTGGAAGGTAAAATAGTCGACATGTCCGCTTTGAGGGTGTATGACCTGCTGGCCGTGAAGGAGTTCGCCATTTCCTCGGCCGTTGAGGCCGCATGCATGATACTGCGGATCGACGACTATGTAAAGGCGAGAGCGTTAGAGGGGAAGGCTAAAGCCGAGAAAATGATAGAGGTTTCTAGGAGCCGAGAATACAGGAAGAAACTGTACAGGGAGCATAGATTGGAAACCGCTGAGCCTTAA